Genomic DNA from Limnochordia bacterium:
ATCACTGCCCGGGAATACTGTAATTTGCACGGGCTTTGGAAAGCAGATAACCACTAGCTAACAAGGAGGTCGCAAGAAGTTGTCGGTTGAACCGGAAACAAGGCTAACAAGACAACGGAAAATCATCCTTGAGGAACTACGTAAGGTTGATACCCATCCAAGTGCGGATCAAGTCTACGAAATGGTACGCAAGCGACTACCAAAGATTAGTCTTGGCACTGTCTACCGCAATCTGGACTTTCTCTCCGCCGAAGGATTGATCAGGACCCTAAAATCAGCTGGTTCCCAAATGAGGTTTGATGGTAATCCCGACAACCACTATCATCTAAGATGCATCAGATGCGACCGGATTATTGATCTACCGATCTCAGTTTTTGATGGGCTTGATGATAAAATACACAGGATAACTGGTTATGTCATCATTGGACATGACTTGGAGTTTCAAGGAATCTGTCCTATTTGCGGACAAGAAAGTCAAAAGAACGAAGGGAGAGCAACTAATGAGTCTGAAAGGCACAAGAACTGAAAAGAATATCCTAACCGCTTTTGCTGGTGAGTCCCAAGCACGGAATCGCTACACTTATTTTGCTAGTCAGGCAAAGAAGGAAGGCTACGTACAAATTGCTGATATCTTTGAGGAAACAGCTAACCAGGAAAAGGAACATGCCAAACGGCTATTCAAACTACTGGAGGGCGGCGAAGTAGAGATCACCGCTGGCTTTCCTGCTGGAGTAATCGGCACTACAGCTGAAAACCTGGCAGCTGCTGCCGCAGGCGAGCATTTTGAATGGGACGAAATGTACGTCAATTTTGCCAAAGAAGCCCGGGAAGAAGGTTTTGAAAAGATCGCAGTGATCTTTGAATCTATCGCCAAAGCCGAAGCGTTCCACGAACAACGTTTCCGGGGACTTTTGGGCAATATCGAGGCGAACAAAGTATTCCAGAAGGATGAAAAGGTAACCTGGCGGTGCCGCAATTGTGGATATATCCATGATGGAGACAGTGCTCCCGAGGTCTGTCCTGCTTGCGCACATCCCCAGGCTCATTTCGAACTAGTCTGCGAGAACTGGTAAGACTACTAAGGGCCCCTAAACGGGGCCCTTATTGTGCTACTTCACCTCTACCTCAAAAACTGCTTCCACACTTGCCATTACCTCTACATTACCAGCAGCTATGGGAGTTGCCTCCGCCATCATCAGCTTCTCACCCCGATACTGAAGCGGGATCGCATTAGCGCCGGTTTCCACCACCTGCTTTACTCCGGTGATCTCAGCTCCCAAAGCCTTAGCAATCACCAAAGCTTTGTTTTGGGCATTTCCCACTGCCTGGGTTAACGCTTCGGCAAAGGCTGCACTTTCGTCCTGGAGACCGAAACTAATATAGTTGATCCGATTCGCCCCTGCCGCGATAGCTGCATCAAGAATTGTGCCTAGCTTATCTAGGTTGAGCGTGCTTACTAAGATTTGGTTGCTTGCCGTGTAACCAACATTGGTATTGGTATTATAGTCATAGTTGGCGTACAATGAAAAATTACTAGTCTCGATTTTCTTGGCTAGTTCCAGCTTCTTGATCGCCTCTATAACCTGATTTGCCAGTCTTGCGTTCTCAAGCTGAGCATCCTGGGCAGTTTCTCCCCTAGTTTCAATCGCCAAGGCAATATGACCGATGTCTGGGGCAACGCTAACCTTAGCTTCTCCCCGCACAACTACATCGGTGGCAGCTGCAAAGGCAGGGACCGCTAAAATGAGCATTCCAAGGATCAGTATTAAGGTTATTTGTCTTTGCCGCAAAGGATATTCCCCCTCATTTTGTGATATGACTCTCTAACCAACGGAAACTCTCTTCATACCCACCCACAGGATCAGAGCCTTCGTATTCTACGCACCAGACACCTTCGTAGCCCACGTCCTTCAGGCATTTTACGGCGAATACCAGGTCTATTTCCCCGCGCCCTAAAGCACAACCCTGATAACTACCTCTGGTCCCGATGCCATCCTTTAGGTGGGTATGTAAAACATGGGGTGCAATCCTTGCATACACCTGATGCAGCTGGGACAGTTCATATCCAAACCAGCGGTA
This window encodes:
- a CDS encoding transcriptional repressor — translated: MSVEPETRLTRQRKIILEELRKVDTHPSADQVYEMVRKRLPKISLGTVYRNLDFLSAEGLIRTLKSAGSQMRFDGNPDNHYHLRCIRCDRIIDLPISVFDGLDDKIHRITGYVIIGHDLEFQGICPICGQESQKNEGRATNESERHKN
- a CDS encoding SIMPL domain-containing protein (The SIMPL domain is named for its presence in mouse protein SIMPL (signalling molecule that associates with mouse pelle-like kinase). Bacterial member BP26, from Brucella, was shown to assemble into a channel-like structure, while YggE from E. coli has been associated with resistance to oxidative stress.), whose product is MRQRQITLILILGMLILAVPAFAAATDVVVRGEAKVSVAPDIGHIALAIETRGETAQDAQLENARLANQVIEAIKKLELAKKIETSNFSLYANYDYNTNTNVGYTASNQILVSTLNLDKLGTILDAAIAAGANRINYISFGLQDESAAFAEALTQAVGNAQNKALVIAKALGAEITGVKQVVETGANAIPLQYRGEKLMMAEATPIAAGNVEVMASVEAVFEVEVK
- a CDS encoding rubrerythrin family protein codes for the protein MSLKGTRTEKNILTAFAGESQARNRYTYFASQAKKEGYVQIADIFEETANQEKEHAKRLFKLLEGGEVEITAGFPAGVIGTTAENLAAAAAGEHFEWDEMYVNFAKEAREEGFEKIAVIFESIAKAEAFHEQRFRGLLGNIEANKVFQKDEKVTWRCRNCGYIHDGDSAPEVCPACAHPQAHFELVCENW